GTGCGAAAGATCAACCCTTCTCCCGGCAACAAGAGCTTCTCCCCGATTGATTTTAGCCGCTCCCGTTCCGGTTCCGACTCGATTTTCCGGGAAACGCCGACATAAGCGGCTTCGGGCATATATACGACCCACCGCCCGGGCAGCGAAAAATGCGTCGTTACTTTCGCGCCTTTCGTACCGACGGGGTCTTTCATGACCTGAACAAGCAGTTCATCGCCTTCATGCAGCAATTGCGCGATATTCGGCTTTATTTTCAGCTCTTTATCCGGATTTTGCGGCAGCAGATCGTCGATATACAGAAAAGCGTTTTTGCCGCAATGAATATCGATGAAAGCCGCCTGCATTCCCGGCAGCACGTTTACGACCCGGCCTTTATAAATATTGCCGACCATTTGCCGCATTTCCTGCTTTTCCGAAAAAATTTCCAAGAGCCGCTGTTCGTCCATCAGCGCAACGAGAGTGGAATTTTGCTCGCAATGAATCACTATCCGCCTCATGTCAGAAAGCCTCCGGTCCTAAGCAAGGTTGCGAAACATTCCGTCTATTTCTATCTTACCTGAAAAGTTCCGAAACTGCACTGTCGGGACGAAATTCCGTCAAATATTTATGCAGCACGCGGTTTTCCGTCAAGATGCCTTGCAATTCTCCCGTCGTTTCCACCACATAAAAAAAATGATAGCATGGGCGGTGAATCGACCTCACCAATTGCTGCAGCTTCTTTTCGGGAGTAACCGCGAGCGGGCGGGCGCGCATACCCGTTTTGCCGTTCTTGGCCAGATGCAACTCACGGTGAAACAGAAACCGCAAAAAAACATAATGCACATTTTTGAGATCGCACCAATTCGTATAAGCCAAAAAACATCCGACGACAGCGAGATTCAGCTGCACCCCGGATGTTCGCAAAGGGAGAAGCGCGACAAGGATCATGGCGCAACTGAGCGCCATGCTGGCCTTTAGGCAGACGGCGAGCGTACGGTAATAACCTGCCCACAAACTGATCACGGACTGGACGATTTTTCCGCCGTCAAGCGGCAAGATCGGCAGCAAATTAAACAAGATGATAAGCCTGTTCGACTCAATAAAAAACATGCTCCATTGTTCTCCCCAAACGCCGAAATGTCGCATGCCCCAAGCAAAAACAATCATGACCACATTTTGTAGCGGTCCCGCAATCGAAACCGCCAGTTCTTCGCTGACCCTGTTTTTGCCCTGGCTGTCCATCTCGGCAACGCCGCCGAAGGGCAACAGCCTGACTTCCTTGACTTTCCAGCCGAACGCCTTCGCGGCCATGACATGGCCGAGTTCATGAATCAGGACGATCGTAAACAACGTCGCCGCTTCCACCAGATAGCCTGTCAAGAGCGACAACAGCATCACTACTGCGAACAAGGAATGAAAGCGGAAAACGATTCCGCACAGTTTAATCAAACGGGATCACATCCGTTGGGGGGATCGGCTGCCTGTCCTTAGCCAGGGAAAAATAAAAATTGGCCTGATCCGCTCGCCCGCTTCCGTCTGCCGCGACGGTCCCCAATGAATCTCCTTTCCTGATCCAGTCGTTCACGCTTACATTCGTTTGGGCCAACCATCCATAGGTGCTCACCCATCCTTTTGCGTGCTGCACCCGAACGGTCAGTCCGGTCTCTGGCAGTCTGCCCGCATAAACGACACGGCCTTCTTCCACAGCCTGAACGGCGCTTCCGTCCGGCGCATGCACCCACACGCCCAGCGGGCCGTCTTCTTCAGTCCGCACAATATGCCCCGCCGTCGGCGCAAGCATCGCATCCTGGTCAAATACCTTGACCGCCTTGCGCAAGTTATGTTGCAGCGCCGGAAGAACAGCCGGAAACCCTGAAAATGTGCGTTCATACCAAAGCGCAACCGCCGCGGTATCCAAATCTTCCGTCAACGCCCGGGTCACCCATGCTTTGGCGGCGTCTGTTCCGGGAATATGCGCGCGAAACAGCGCCCATATTCCGAAAAACAACAGCGCACAAATAAAAATTTTGCCGCCCAGTTGCGTTTTGGAAGGCGGAGCCATCCACTCGCGAAAGCTTCGTTCCTCCTCCGCGCGGTCCCGCTCGTAACGATCTTCGTCCCAGCCGAATTGCTTGCGCCGCAAATTC
This genomic interval from Bacilli bacterium contains the following:
- a CDS encoding M50 family metallopeptidase translates to MIKLCGIVFRFHSLFAVVMLLSLLTGYLVEAATLFTIVLIHELGHVMAAKAFGWKVKEVRLLPFGGVAEMDSQGKNRVSEELAVSIAGPLQNVVMIVFAWGMRHFGVWGEQWSMFFIESNRLIILFNLLPILPLDGGKIVQSVISLWAGYYRTLAVCLKASMALSCAMILVALLPLRTSGVQLNLAVVGCFLAYTNWCDLKNVHYVFLRFLFHRELHLAKNGKTGMRARPLAVTPEKKLQQLVRSIHRPCYHFFYVVETTGELQGILTENRVLHKYLTEFRPDSAVSELFR
- a CDS encoding M23 family metallopeptidase is translated as MTVKENIKKRRIARIKAILAEPRQPDAAKSGAVQPRLPQTEDSRLSDPEYVWNLRRKQFGWDEDRYERDRAEEERSFREWMAPPSKTQLGGKIFICALLFFGIWALFRAHIPGTDAAKAWVTRALTEDLDTAAVALWYERTFSGFPAVLPALQHNLRKAVKVFDQDAMLAPTAGHIVRTEEDGPLGVWVHAPDGSAVQAVEEGRVVYAGRLPETGLTVRVQHAKGWVSTYGWLAQTNVSVNDWIRKGDSLGTVAADGSGRADQANFYFSLAKDRQPIPPTDVIPFD